GGGCTCTGGATCGCTCCTAGAGTGAGGGGATACCCGGCGACGGCGGTTCGAATCCGCCCCGGGCTACATTTTTAATCAAGTTCCATGCTGCAGACTAACTCAGGATAGCGGCATGGGAAGCTCACGCGCTTTAGCGCAATGGGATGTCATTTTAATTTTTCAGGAAAGGTTTTAACCAATACAGCTTGTAACTTTATTAAATTGTTAAGCATTAATGACCTAAAAGCAGGAATAAACGATAAAATGATACTCAATGGCGTTAATATTAATTTTGAAGATGGCAAAGTTTATGCAATAATGGGGCCTAATGGGTCAGGCAAAAGCACATTAAGTTTCACAATAATGGGGAATCCGGTATATAAAATACACAGCGGAAAAATAATGATGAATAATGAAGAGATTACGTACCTTTCTCCAGATCAAAGGGCAAAAAAGGGGATATTTCTGGCCTTTCAAACTCCAGTCGAAGTTCCAGGGGTTCCAAGCTTCTCCTTCATAAAAACTGCATATAACGCCATCACGGGGCAAAATCTAAGCACATACGTTTTTAACAGAATGGTTAAACAAAAATTGTCCGAACTTGGAATCGACGATTTGTTGCTATCCCGCAATCTAAATGAAGGGCTCTCAGGCGGTGAAAGGAAAAAGCTCGAAATAATTCAAATGGCAGTACTGCAGCCCAAGTTCGCAATTCTTGATGAAATAGATTCAGGGCTTGACGTAGATTCATTGGAGCTAATTTCATCGGCCATCAATAAAGTTCACGCTAAAACTGGGAACACAGTTATCATGGTCACCCATTATTCTAGAATCCTAAGATACGTAAAACCTGACGCAGTATATGTCCTAGTCAACGGCAAGGTTGCAGCGTCAGGCGATTCAACGCTGGCTGATAAAATTGATAAAGGAGGGTATGGATGGGTAAAGGATGAAGGCAGCAGCTGAATCAGTAAAATTTCTTGTCAACAGTGCTTACCGTAATCCCGGGAGTTGCCTTTCTCAAAAACAGGCAGATCTGGCAAAAAGGATTGCATTGAAGTTTCGTATGAAGCAATCTTATGATTTAAAGCTGCTCTTCTGTAAAAAGTGCAAGGCATATTCACCGCCTCTGTATAGCAAGACCATCAGGGT
Above is a genomic segment from Desulfurella sp. containing:
- the sufC gene encoding Fe-S cluster assembly ATPase SufC; translated protein: MLSINDLKAGINDKMILNGVNINFEDGKVYAIMGPNGSGKSTLSFTIMGNPVYKIHSGKIMMNNEEITYLSPDQRAKKGIFLAFQTPVEVPGVPSFSFIKTAYNAITGQNLSTYVFNRMVKQKLSELGIDDLLLSRNLNEGLSGGERKKLEIIQMAVLQPKFAILDEIDSGLDVDSLELISSAINKVHAKTGNTVIMVTHYSRILRYVKPDAVYVLVNGKVAASGDSTLADKIDKGGYGWVKDEGSS